Proteins encoded together in one Dermacentor variabilis isolate Ectoservices chromosome 2, ASM5094787v1, whole genome shotgun sequence window:
- the LOC142570685 gene encoding uncharacterized protein LOC142570685, translating into MEAMLSPFPPFNPYSDPTSLAQRWTKWQSRFDNFLLAANTKNADRKRAMLLHYAGDAVHDIILTLPDRGTDYETAVAKLNAHFAPRKNAIYERDLFRQAKQSSEETVYQFQVRLIKLVATCEVANEEQEIVLQMIEGTNSAKLHRSALRESDATLEKLMEIGRNLETAEFQATSMESRERVDLVQKVTKKQCRRNASSSNQSEHKLSSNRPENKQAEKCRFCGGAWPHNGGKLNCPA; encoded by the coding sequence ATGGAAGCCATGCTGTCGCCCTTCCCGCCATTCAATCCGTACTCGGACCCGACTTCGCTCGCCCAGCGGTGGACGAAATGGCAATCCCGTTTTGACAACTTTCTACTAGCAGCAAACACAAAGAATGCAGACCGCAAACGCGCTATGCTGCTACATTACGCAGGGGATGCGGTGCACGACATTATTCTGACGCTTCCGGATCGAGGCACGGACTATGAAACGGCAGTCGCTAAGCTGAATGCGCATTTCGCACCAAGAAAGAATGCGATCTACGagagggatctttttcgtcaagCAAAACAAAGCTCCGAAGAAACAGTGTACCAATTTCAAGTCAGACTCATAAAGTTGGTTGCGACATGCGAGGTTGCGAACGAAGAACAAGAAATCGTATTGCAAATGATAGAAGGCACCAATTCAGCTAAGCTGCACCGCAGTGCACTACGAGAGAGCGATGCCACGCTGGAGAAACTAATGGAAATAGGCCGCAACCTGGAGACAGCAGAGTTTCAAGCAACCAGCATGGAAAGCCGCGAGCGCGTCGACCTTGTGCAGAAAGTCACAAAGAAGCAGTGCCGTCGGAATGCGTCTTCGAGCAACCAGTCAGAACACAAGCTGTCGAGCAATCGTCCAGAGAACAAACAAGCTGAGAAGTGCAGATTTTGTGGAGGAGCGTGGCCTCACAACGGAGGGAAATTGAACTGTCCAGCGTGA